One Rosa chinensis cultivar Old Blush chromosome 5, RchiOBHm-V2, whole genome shotgun sequence genomic region harbors:
- the LOC112165369 gene encoding receptor-like protein kinase THESEUS 1 — MKLLSWVPLVLAIVVFMSHGASGSFNPLDNYLIACGSSKNITFQGRTFVPDTLQSSFVLKSANSSVASSSSNAPSPIYQSARIFKETSSYKFKIQQEGRHWVRLYFYPLANSGQNLASAPITVVTDSFVLLNNFTFKNYNGSYLFKEYVINVTSDSLTLTIIPSNSSVAFVNAIEVVSIPDELIPDQAYGVNPSAPFSGLSALALQTMYRLNMGGPLLTADNDTLERTWENDVKYLHVDSSAVNVSINPASVKYHVGVTPEIAPNWVYATAEAMGDANVPNGNFNITWVFQADPNYLYLVRVHFCDIVSKALNNLVFNLFINSNNVLSSLDLSSITGDLGVPYYKDFVSNSSADSNTLTVSVGPDSMADVTNAILNGLEILKISNDLGSLDGSLSVQSLLPSSPSKSNNMVIIIGCVVGAVALVAIIALLYWYLASRNSKTTPNQGHPWPHLPSYGNSQTMTKMSTTSQKSGTASCISLASSNLGRLFMFQEILDATNKFDESLLLGVGGFGRVYKGTLEDGTKVAVKRGNPRSEQGLAEFRTEIEMLSKLRHRHLVSLIGYCDERSEMILVYEYMANGPLRSHLYGTDLPNLSWKLRLEICIGAARGLHYLHTGAAQSIIHRDVKTTNILLDENFLAKVADFGLSKAGPAIDQTHVSTAVKGSFGYLDPEYFRRQQLTEKSDVYSFGVVLMEVLCTRPALNPVLPREQVNIAEWAMTWQKKGMLDQIMDSNLAGKVNSASLKKFGETAEKCLAEYGVDRPSMGDVLWNLEYALQLEETSSALMEPEDNSTNHIQDIELTPPEPFDNSVSMIEGGHSGTDDDTQDAATSAVFSQLVNPRGR, encoded by the coding sequence ATGAAACTACTGAGTTGGGTACCATTGGTTTTGGCCATTGTTGTGTTTATGAGTCATGGAGCCTCTGGTTCATTTAATCCTCTCGATAACTACTTGATTGCTTGTGGTTCTTCGAAAAATATCACATTCCAAGGCCGAACCTTTGTTCCTGATACACTGCAATCTTCATTTGTACTGAAAAGTGCAAATTCTTCAGTTGCTAGCTCCAGTTCCAATGCCCCTTCTCCTATTTACCAATCTGCTCGAATTTTCAAGGAAACATCTTCCTATAAGTTCAAAATCCAGCAAGAAGGCCGGCATTGGGTCCGCCTTTATTTCTACCCATTAGCAAACTCAGGCCAAAACTTGGCTTCTGCTCCGATAACTGTGGTCACTGATAGCTTTGTACTCTTGAACAACTTCACTTTCAAGAACTATAATGGTTCTTACTTGTTCAAGGAGTATGTAATCAACGTTACTTCAGATAGTTTGACCCTCACCATCATTCCTTCAAACAGTTCAGTTGCTTTTGTTAATGCAATTGAAGTGGTCTCAATCCCAGATGAACTTATCCCTGATCAGGCATATGGTGTAAATCCATCTGCTCCTTTTAGTGGCCTTTCTGCACTTGCCCTTCAAACAATGTACCGATTAAACATGGGGGGTCCTTTACTCACCGCTGACAATGATACCCTTGAAAGAACTTGGGAGAATGATGTGAAATACCTTCATGTCGACAGCTCTGCAGTGAATGTATCAATCAACCCTGCCAGTGTGAAGTATCATGTGGGTGTCACACCAGAGATAGCACCAAACTGGGTCTATGCCACTGCTGAAGCCATGGGAGATGCAAATGTGCCAAATGGGAACTTCAACATAACTTGGGTCTTTCAGGCAGACCCAAATTATTTGTATCTTGTTCGGGTACATTTCTGTGATATTGTCAGCAAGGCACTGAATAACCTAGTTTTCAATCTTTTCATCAATTCCAACAATGTGCTCTCGAGTCTCGACCTGTCCTCCATTACTGGTGACTTGGGTGTGCCGTATTACAAAGACTTTGTTTCCAACTCCTCAGCAGATTCAAATACTTTGACAGTCAGTGTTGGTCCAGATTCAATGGCTGATGTCACTAATGCAATTCTGAATGGCTTGGAGATTTTGAAGATCAGCAATGACTTGGGGAGCTTGGATGGGTCTTTGTCTGTCCAGAGTCTCCTTCCCAGTTCACCCTCAAAGAGTAATAACATGGTAATCATCATTGGGTGTGTTGTCGGAGCTGTAGCTCTTGTGGCAATTATTGCTCTCTTATATTGGTACTTGGCATCTCGCAATTCAAAGACTACTCCTAACCAAGGTCATCCATGGCCACATCTGCCCTCGTATGGAAACTCTCAGACAATGACCAAAATGTCAACAACTTCACAAAAGAGTGGAACAGCTAGCTGCATCTCATTAGCTTCCTCCAATCTTGGCCGCTTATTCATGTTCCAAGAAATCCTGGATGCAACCAACAAGTTTGATGAGAGCCTACTTCTCGGGGTTGGCGGTTTTGGCAGGGTTTACAAGGGAACACTAGAAGATGGGACAAAAGTAGCTGTTAAAAGAGGAAACCCCAGATCAGAACAAGGTCTTGCTGAATTCCGAACTGAGATTGAAATGTTATCGAAGCTTCGTCACCGCCACCTTGTGTCTCTTATCGGTTATTGTGATGAAAGGTCAGAGATGATTCTTGTGTATGAATACATGGCTAATGGACCGCTCCGGAGCCATTTGTATGGAACAGATTTGCCAAACTTGTCATGGAAGCTACGCCTTGAAATTTGCATTGGGGCTGCAAGAGGACTCCATTATCTCCACACCGGTGCAGCTCAAAGCATAATTCACCGAGATGTCAAGACAACAAACATTCTCTTGGATGAGAACTTTTTAGCCAAAGTTGCAGATTTTGGCCTCTCAAAAGCAGGTCCAGCTATAGATCAGACTCATGTCAGTACGGCTGTTAAGGGTAGTTTTGGTTACCTTGATCCTGAATACTTTAGAAGGCAGCAGCTCACTGAGAAATCAGACGTGTATTCATTTGGAGTAGTTCTAATGGAAGTTCTTTGCACAAGACCAGCTTTGAACCCGGTTCTTCCCAGAGAGCAAGTGAACATTGCAGAATGGGCAATGACCTGGCAAAAGAAGGGCATGCTGGACCAAATCATGGACTCGAATCTGGCTGGGAAGGTAAATTCAGCTTCTCTTAAGAAGTTTGGTGAGACAGCTGAGAAGTGCCTTGCCGAGTATGGTGTTGACAGGCCATCAATGGGAGATGTCTTGTGGAATCTTGAATATGCTCTTCAGCTTGAGGAGACTTCGTCTGCGCTCATGGAACCAGAAGATAACAGCACAAACCACATACAAGACATCGAATTGACACCACCAGAGCCATTTGACAACAGTGTGAGTATGATTGAGGGAGGGCACTCTGGCACTGATGATGACACTCAAGATGCTGCCACAAGTGCTGTGTTCTCTCAGCTAGTAAATCCTcgtggaagatga